From the Acidobacteriota bacterium genome, the window CATACAACCGCGCAAGCGCCGCCTTGTCACTCGCCCAGCCTGCGCGCCGCCCCAATTGCGCGACCTGTTCAGCACGGACAGCGGCGGCTGACGAAGTCCGCGCGGCTTGGGCCTGGGCGAGTCGTTGGTTCCAGGTCGCCGACGATTTGAGGTTGTCGTTGAAAATCGGCAGTTCCATAAATGTTGTGTGATTGCTTGACGAGGCATCCTAGCACACCGGATTTGTTTGCCGAAAAGCTGCCCGCGGCCCACGCCAAACCGGCAGTTTGCCGTATATTTTTCGCCCCGCTATAATCCCGCGCGGTCACCAAGCATGCAAAAACAATCCGCTCAATCCCCATACACGGCCGTCGTCTTTGATCTCGACGGCACACTGGCCAATACGATTCCCACGGTGGCGCGTCTTTATAGCCAGGTGTTGCACCAACACACGGGCCGCCAGTGGACATTGGCGGAACTGCTGCAATACTTCGGCCCGCCGGAAGACATCATTTTCGAGCGCATCACCAATGACAAAACCCTGAGCGCGACGATGCTCGCCGAGTATTACCGCTTGAGCGAAGTCCACGGCGCTGAATTCCAAGCCTTCGCGGGCATCGCCGAAGTGCTGACCAGGTTGCGGGCGCTAGACGTGCGCCTGGGCGTCTTCACCAGCGGCGTGACCGCGGCGGCGCTGATCCGCTTGCGCCATGCCGGACTGCTCGATTTTTTTGAAGCGGTGATCGGCGGCGATCAAGTCACGAATTACAAACCGCACCCCGAAGGCTTGCAACGGTTGCTCCGTCAGTTTGAAGTCGAACCGCAAACAACCCTTTTCATCGGTGATTCGCCGCTGGATGTGCAAGCCGGGCGCGCGGCGGGCGCGAAAACAGCAGGTGTGTTGTGGGGCGCGGGAACGCGTGAAGCATTGGCTGACGCGCAGCCTGCCGAGCTATTCGAGCATCCGCAACAGCTTCTGCAATTCATCAAATAACCCGAACGTAAAGCCGAACGTAACCTATGTCACTCAACTTACAAGGTATCATCGCCGCACTGCCCACGCCGTTTAACGCGACGGGCGACGTAGATCATGAACAGCTCAAGAACAATATCGAGCAATGGAACCAGACCGATTTGCGCGGCTATCTGGCGCTCGGTTCGACGGGCGAGTTTCCGCATTTGACGACGGACGAAAAGCTGGCCGTGATTGAAACCGTGCGCGGCGCGATGTCTTCGGACAAGTTGCTGTTTGTCGGCACCAGCGAACTTTCGACGCGGCAAACATTGTGGATGACGAACAAGGCGCACGAATTGGGCGCGGACGTGGCGCTGGTCGTCACGCCGTTCTACTACAAAAAGGTTTTGCAGGACGAACATCACGAAGCGCATTACCAACGCATCGCCGATCACGCGCCGATTCCCGTGATGATCTATCTGATCCCGCAATTCGCCGGTGTTTACCTGATGCCCGAAACGGTCGCGCGGCTGGCCGAACATCCGAACATCATCGGCATGAAAGAAAGCTCCGGTGATTTGCAGGCGATCAAGGACGTTTTCCGCGAACTGAACGGGCGCGAGTTCAATGTGATGATCGGCGCGCCTGCAATTTTGACCGAAGGGTTGGAAGCGGGCGCGACAG encodes:
- a CDS encoding HAD-IA family hydrolase, with the protein product MQKQSAQSPYTAVVFDLDGTLANTIPTVARLYSQVLHQHTGRQWTLAELLQYFGPPEDIIFERITNDKTLSATMLAEYYRLSEVHGAEFQAFAGIAEVLTRLRALDVRLGVFTSGVTAAALIRLRHAGLLDFFEAVIGGDQVTNYKPHPEGLQRLLRQFEVEPQTTLFIGDSPLDVQAGRAAGAKTAGVLWGAGTREALADAQPAELFEHPQQLLQFIK
- a CDS encoding dihydrodipicolinate synthase family protein, coding for MSLNLQGIIAALPTPFNATGDVDHEQLKNNIEQWNQTDLRGYLALGSTGEFPHLTTDEKLAVIETVRGAMSSDKLLFVGTSELSTRQTLWMTNKAHELGADVALVVTPFYYKKVLQDEHHEAHYQRIADHAPIPVMIYLIPQFAGVYLMPETVARLAEHPNIIGMKESSGDLQAIKDVFRELNGREFNVMIGAPAILTEGLEAGATGGMLAVASLAPRAAAAVEQAYRYGYPERAKELQGKLAMLARRTTAGGVGGLKAALDRAGYYGYMPRSPLPPPSDEDKADIENALAECGFFEKSQDDSLWIEQTPSIYPEYTD